The following proteins come from a genomic window of Chloroflexota bacterium:
- a CDS encoding GIY-YIG nuclease family protein translates to MAKSLDKTYYVYILTNGVRTLYVGVTNDVFRRIHEHRQKLIPGFTRKYNLTWLAYYEETSDVASAIAREKQIKSWRRSKKVDLIESVNPRWKDLALEWFEGDQ, encoded by the coding sequence GACAAGACTTACTACGTGTACATTCTGACCAACGGTGTCCGAACGCTCTATGTAGGTGTCACCAACGATGTCTTTCGTCGCATTCATGAGCATAGGCAGAAACTCATTCCGGGTTTCACAAGGAAGTACAATTTGACCTGGTTGGCCTACTATGAAGAAACCTCGGACGTCGCCTCTGCAATTGCGCGAGAAAAGCAAATCAAGAGTTGGCGTAGAAGCAAGAAAGTTGACCTAATCGAGTCCGTGAATCCTCGTTGGAAGGACTTGGCGCTAGAATGGTTTGAAGGTGATCAATAG